The genomic segment AGCACTGAACTGAACCTGATTCAGGCCtactttgattggcttgataaCCTTAAATCAAGCCAAAATCAATTTGATCTTATATCAATACTAAATCAAGCTTGGTTTAAATTCAGCTCAAGCTTAAATTGACCCTCAAGAAGTTTATGATGTGTTGAGGCCAGGCTTGATGGTAGTAGGATGTGGGGAAAGCACTTGGAGTAGAGAGGGAGGAGCAGAGAAGGTGATGAGTGACAAGGCTTGATCATGGTTGGAGGTGGGTGAGTGGAGATTGAAGAGGAAGGGAGCAGAGGATGCGATAGTGGAGGGTTGGGACTTTGGGTGGAGAATTAAGTGGCAGCGGTGGCTGGTGGCAAAATCAATTAGCTGGATGGGTGGGAGGCAAGAGAACAAATGATGGGAGTAGTGTCGATAAGCTGACCGATAGGCTGGACTTTCTCACCTTAAGTGCTCCATACATGGGGTGTCTGATTTATCAAGCCCAACCTGCGCAAGCTTGTACTAAAGCTGAGTTCGAGCAATCGACAGGTCTATTGAAAGCAACTTTTTATATTTACACTACCCATTACACTGACCATTAAGAATCTGTCCCTACATTACCCTACCCCTTTCCAATATCTGATGACACAGAATTTTGATTGTTATCAAGCTGAGCCTGATTGAGCATATATTTGAGCCTAACTTGAGTTGCTCATATCACTGGACAACCACAGTGAGTCTTTATGTTTCTGCTGTCTCTTAACTAACCTTGAAGAAGCTATGGTTGCATTGATTTACCCCTCTTTAGTATCTGATGATGTTAAGATCCTGCAACTTGTTCTAAACAATCTTGACACATGATGCGCCATGTGGTGCTGCTGGTTATCAAAAATAATTTGCTAATGTTTGCTCTGGTGGTTAGCATGCAACCGTCTCATATAGCTTAAGTCTAATTACttcatataagacataatatttTTCCAATTATCCATGCTTTCGAGATCATTAGACTATCATTATTCATTCATGATGTCTCTCCTATTGTACATAAATGTCTTTCAAAAAGTTTCATAGACTTATTTTCCTTTTATGGTGCTACCAATGCCATTTTTCCCCTTCCAAGCGGCAAGCTGTCAAAGTGTCCATCAATCCATCCGCTTTCAATAATCATCAATTCCTAATCTTAGCTTACTTATTTAGATGTCTAATGATGTTATTTTATTGTATTATCCAGGGCTTGACAGGAATAACATTATGTGCCACAATGAGCATCTTTGTACCAAATCAGGCTCAGTGTGATCAGCTTTCTATACTCCTGGGCACGTGTGAACCAGCAAAACCATGGCAGATGctatacctctatatagttctttacataacttctttTGGAGCTGCGGGGATAAGGCCTTGCGTGTCATCTTTTGGAGCTGATCAGTTTGATGAGAGGAGTAGAGACTACAGGGCTCACTTAGATAGGTTTTTCAACTTGTTTTATCTTTCTGTCACCATTGGAGCAATTGCGGCTTTCACCATGGTGGTATACATTCAAATGAAACATGGATGGGCTTCTGCCTTTGGTTCTTTGGCCATAGCAATGGGCATTTCAAATGTGATCTTCTTTCTTGGCACACCTCTGTACAGGCATAGGCTACCAGGAGGCAGTCCTCTCACGCGTGTTGCTCAAGTCCTTGTTGCTGCTTTCAGGAAGAGAAATGTGCCCTTCTCCAGCAGTGACTTTATTGGCCTGTATGAGGTCCCTGGCAAAAGATCTGCCATCAAGGGTAGTGGGAAGATAGAGCACACCGATGGCTTCAGGTATTATCCAGTTTGTGCACACTCTCtattgttctttctttctttcctccctcTTTTTTTAAGCTGAATTTATATATCCATCAGTTCTCTAATTTCTCACTGCATCATTTGCATGCATAGTTGAGACTTCTGACGATTTGTTATCTCCATATATAAGCATATTTGCATTCAGTTCTTCTTATCAATAGCTAGATGACTTATTTTTCCTTTAAAAATACTGTCAGTGTGCAATTGATGATGTATCAGAATTTTGATTTCTTAGGTGGTTAGACAAGGCAGCTCTGCAACTGAAAGAGGATGGTGCAGATCCTAGTCCCTGGAGGCTCTGCACTGTAACACAAGTTGAAGAGGTTAAGATACTACTGAAACTTCTACCAATACCAACCTGCACGATAATGCTTAGCGTAATATTGACCGAGTATTTGACCTTGTCAGTCCAACAAGCTTATACTATGAACAAACATATGGGTCATCTGAAACTTCCAGTCACTTGCATGCCTGTGTTTCCTGCCCTAAGCATCTTTCTCATCCTGGCCCTCTATTATTCCACCTTTGTACCTTTGGCACGCTGCATTACAGGTCGCCGTCAGGGCGCATCTCAGCTTCAAAGAGTAGGCCTCGGCCTGGCAATATCTATTTTATCAGTGGCATGGGCTGGGGTTTTTGAGAGGTACAGAAGGAATTATGCCATCAAACATGGATATCaggctcttttcctctctccaatGCCCAATCTGAGTGCCTACTGGTTGTTGATACAGTACTGCTTGATTGGAGTAGCTGAAGTGTTTTGCATTGTGGGTCTGCTTGAGTTCCTCTATGAGGAGGCTCCAGATGCCATGAGGAGTGTTGGGTCGGCTTATGCTGCCGTTGCTGGTGGTCTGGGCTGCTTCGTGGCCACCATATTGAACAACATTGTGAAATCAGTCACCGGGAATGAGGCCGAGGGGCGCCAATCATGGCTTTCCCAGAACATAAATACTGGGAGGTTCGATTACTTGTACTGGTTATTGGCAGTTTTGAGCTTGATCAATTTCTGTGCTTTTCTATTTTTCGCTCAGAGATACAAGTACAGGGCTCGGAAGGAAGTTGAAGTGGAAGTGTTGAAAACAAGCACAGCAATAAGCTCAACAGAGGGCAAGTAAGAAAGATATGATAGCTCAAGCGGTGCTTAATTTGTACCATATTTCATTTGATTACATAATCTGCACCTATGCTAGGTGTGGAATCCCCTGATTTATGCTAGTGCCTGTGAGATTTATATTTAACTTTAAACTGATTTCTGGGATCTCGCTGGGCTTGTATGCTGTAAGATAGCTTCATCCTCATGGAACTTCCTCGGGCTTTTAAGAATTCTGTAGGGTCAGGATATTTGATTGGAAGAATTCATGTTATGGTTGTTGTAACGGGATACAAATTGTAGACATGAACTGTTTTAATTTAATCATAATCCTTCTCGATCGTTTTCTATCGTGGTTTTGACAGATTCAGAGTGAAGGGTAAAGAATGTGTAGGGTAAAGAATGAGCAGCAATTTTTCAGCTTGGTACCTAATTTCGTTTTCTGACCTTCCCTTCCCAGATATCTCTCATTTATCATCGATATGTCCTACCTGCATCATTGTTGAAGGATGATTTGTTACATGATTGGCTGGTCTTTGGAGGCAGCCACAAAGAAGCACTGCAAGGgttcataaaaatatgaaagtcaTGTTTGAACTTATTTTCAGGAATAATATCAAAAGAACTTTGCATTTTGGTGACTTTTGCAAAACTTCTATTAGCAATCAGTTCACTTTTGCACCAACCAATCAGACATTTCAATGTGTCAAACTTTTTCTTGCCTTTCTATTTTATGAAGATGACATGTTTTGAACAGGGAAAGCTTTTGCAGCAAACAGTCTGCGTAAAGTAGGCTATTGAAGCCATCCTAACTTAAGTAAATGAAAGCGTCGACGCATGAATGAAAGTTGGTTGATCTCAAAACATACTTAGAACACAATGGCTGGTCTGGTGCATTGATGGTGATGATAGTGGCATGCTGCATTTTATATGAACGAAGGTCATGACTCATGAGGCTGCGATGCCTGAATGAGTGTCATCTTGTCGATCCAGCAAGCGAGTTCTTGTCAATTCATCTATAGATCCGTAAGTTCTATATGTAGGTTTCGACTGACTCGAAAGGTGGGTGAATACAAAATGGCAACCTTATTCGATCCAACCTcacaaacaacacaaaataGGGGAAGAATTGATAGGGCTTACGAAGCAGTACCGACATGGGGAAGATAGATCGATTGAAAGCATATCATCCCTCTTGGAGCTTGAAATAATAGCTGTTATTGAAATGCCACTTTCAGTGGAAGAAAAATCAGAAATGAAAAGGAAAATGCATATTGAGTGAGGCTTGCTAAGCAGCATATATGTTGATTCTGAGTAACATAAATGTCATATCTGCTGCAAACTGAACAAAATACATGGTGGGCTTATGGATTTGTGTTTAATGCATTGCCAAGCAGCCTTATGAGCATCATAGTCCTATGAATATCTCAAACCCAACTTCTCTCATTACTCCTTTCTAACGGAGCTCTTTGGCGAATACTAAACTTTTTAATGATTAGATCGTCCCATGCTTTCACTAGTGAACCGCTCCCTACTCTCTCAACCATCAAAATATGGTCTTGAGATTGACGCAATCTAGATGCATCAGTCCGATATCTTGGACTGTAATACCAAGATGGCTCTGGTATAATGTTATTGCACTGAGATTGCTGTGAAAATGAAGTTCCCCATAGTTACAGCTGCCCATGTTCATGCAGACAGGGAGAATATGCTGTGGGATAGCATGGATGCCAAAATTAAGAACTTTTTTCTGAGAGGTGCATTGGGGCACCCATTGGTGCACTCAAAAAGACTCCATGGGTCTGCATTTTGCTGACTTGGCAAACTAATCCACTTTTATCATGTAGCGTTAGAATTTTTTCTTGCGTGTAAAGCAGACACTCCCTAcgatcacttcatttttatgcAAAGATTCTTTTGAAGGCTTTCTCCTACATTGATTATGATACTCCAATCTTCAAAATTCAGAGACTTCTTGGAAGGATCTACGTTGATATCTGATCATGATGTTTTTGTAGAGAAACTGAAGGAAGCAATCActgtataattttcagattcatCTTTATCATTAATTATCTTATTAGATAGAATCTACATTTGAATATCATAAATccttatttcattgtttagggaaaacttttttttttgtttgttacaCCGGCTTCTCACACCATACGTATATTAATACAACCAATAAAGTCAGTTTGCCTCCTGATAAATATGAGTTGCCTTGAAGGAGCCACAATCTTCTGCCATTCTCCAGATATCATAAAGCAGAAACTGCTCGTCCGTCACGGTGCGCCGCCCTCAAATCCTCTCGATCACAGTAGCCAACTCTCCTTCCAGGTGAATGAAATCCATACCCAGAGCATGCCTTGCATAGGACGCGTCTTTTCAATGCTCTCATGCTGCCCTCAGCTCTGCTCCAATAATAGAGGCGTCATATATCTTTAGAAAAAACTCTACGAGACAGAGTTAGCATtggttgagttttttttttttctcttttgagtGAGATTTTGGAATCAGAAAATATTCTCCCAGCCTAAATAAACCTGACAGTCTTTGTcctaaacaagaaaaagaaaaaacattccTCCATTTTACTATAATTCAATGATTGGTTCCTAAAAATGTTTCCTTTATCTTTTAGCCCCTAAGTCCTAACTCATAGAAATCTCAAAAATTATACATACTCGTATGCTTAGTCCAAAAAAAAGGTCACAAATATTTTACCAAAAAAGAGAGTTACAAATATATAACTATATTTGTAAGTCTTGGTCTCGTAGTTGACCATCTCCATCCCAAGTCAATGGTTTTACGCCCTAAAAAAGAAGCGTACCATGAGAACCTACCATAGATGCTCCATCCTATCAATAGAAAACCCACCAATCGGATGGCTGGCGGCCATCCCATCACGCTAAAGATTATTCGTTATCATGATCCAAGGTCCTAATCGTACTTCCACATTACATACCAGAATAGTACGCTCATAGATATTACTATGCGCCATCAACTGAAGGCATCAAGATGACCCCAGCTGCAACATGGACGGCAGATCCAGTGGCCGCATAAGATCTGTATGCGCTCATCCGAACGATAGCCGTCCGCGGTCGGCGTCGCGGAGGTGGGTCCCACACCCAATCCCCCTGGAAACGGGGCGTCGAACGCAATCCGGATCGTCTACAACCCGAATTATAAAATAAGCCTAAAATTCGTTTACGTGGCAAGTTTCGATAGGCTTTCCAGCTATGGCCCACACCCGATTCACCGCGGTGCAGAGCCGCGCGGCGCCGCGCCATGCCCGAGCCCGACGAGTTTTAACGGTTCCGAGAgaaatctttctctctctttctctctctctctctctctctgtgtcaaTCCCCCTTCGGAAAAGAAACCCTATCCAGTGTGCCTTTGCCCCTCCCCTCTTCTAGTCTCCGATGCGAAAGGTATCATTCCTTTCCCAACTCGAATAGGTTTTCTCTTCCACCTTGTCCATTCTCTTGATTTATAGGGTATTCTTTTCGTTTCTTGTTGGCTATGCGGGGTTTCCTCCGGGAGGACCGCGCTATTGTTTGTTCTTGATTGATTGGATTTCGATTCGTATGATCAATCTTCGTGCAGGAAGTCGTTGATTTGATGGTTTTGGCGTGAAATTCGCCCCCAAGTTCTGATTTTGGTACTGATATTGTTCTAGTCGAtttctttatgttttttttggcgagaaatttctttgatagaatatcataagtttctttatgttttttGGTTTTGTTAAATAGGtttctgttttatttttatttttatctcttTTCCCTTCAATAAGTAGGTTTCTGGTTGTGTGCAGTGAACTAGGATTGATGGATAATAGGGAGATGTTAATTGTTTTGGTATTGTTTTTCTTTATGCTGCATTGCATTGTAGCCTTTATTTCTTGTATTTTTGATGTTGCCTTGTTAAGATGGGTTTGGAATAACTGGGTATATGTTTATTTTGTTCCACTAAATAAATAatccttttatttttaaattatttttatgaatttcGCTGGGCCCTGCCTTATCTTctcctaaaaaaataaaaagaagtagTGCTTCTACTtggtagtttggatttttcttttctttgccatCAGATTGTGGCGACAGTAGTGCCTTTTTATGCTGAAATTTGACTAGTGAAGTTGAAATAGTGTTTCCATCATTATTTCTTGGCACCTGAAGCTGAAAGTTGACTCCTAAGACATGTTTTTTCGAGATACTGAAGTCTTGTATCATGCTTTTTCCCCCATGATTTATACTTCTGTTATGATAAAATAATGGCTGCATCCTACTGAAGTGTTGAGGTGCATAACATAAATTTTTCCTAATTGAGGGGGATCTTGCATTGTTCAGATATGTAAATGTTGGTTTGCTCACCAATGTTCTATGCATTTTTTCTGTCTCTGAGTGTAAGACATGCATTATCTCCAATAGGCAAAAGTATTCATGCAGACATTATAAGATGATATCGTGACTCATAAAGCTCGGTGGTTATTGGTAAATTAACTTAAGAACTTTAACTGGGTTGGTTGGAAGTGACCCATACACAGCTTCTCACTTTTTAAGTCACCACTTAGAGATCCGTAGTTTGAGCGGTGTGATTCCAACACTTTTGTACTTTAAAGAGGATGAATGTGCCTCTTTAGAAGCCTTCCAAACTGGACTCCTAGGTCTGCACATTGAACTGCCTGATCTAATCTAAAATTTGTTCGGGCTTTGTCTTGACCCAAGCCCCAACTTGTTCTTGTCAGATATCCTCATATCTCAAGCTGAAGTCAGTTTGCTCCATGTATTGGGTTGGGCAGGCTACCTTTAGTTCTGGACACCATCGCAATAGCTACAGTTATTATCCTTTTGGTGTATGGACTGACCATGACGGTATGATAATAAGGTGCAAAGAATAGATATTGGAGTAATTTGTTTCTAACTAGGGTTTATAAGAAGACTCCTGTGCGGACTTAGATTGGTGGGTGACAGAGATGCTGGTGTCTGGAAGTTTTGTTGGGGAATTGTATTAGGTCTTATAACATTTGCTTGGATCAGTGATTCTTAACATTGTCTACACTTCTTCACTTACTTTAAAGTTTCTACGGCAGGATCATCTTATGGAACATCCATATTGAACTGAGCATTCCAAATGTGCAAGCTTACTTATTTATCATGGCCATCTGGACTTGAAATAGCTTGCAAAATGTCATGCCATTTTCATTATAATTTTAGCAATAGAGTGTTATACATAACGTGGATGTAATGAGAAAATGCTTAAATGATCCATTGTTTGCATAAGTCAGAATTTTTCATGAGGATTTTCTAGAGATTTTAGTGTTTTGTTTCTATTTAATGATTAATGATTCATAGATTTAGTTCTAGGAAGTCTGGAAGGTATTCTTATGACTTTTTCCTATAAAGCTAGTTGATGTCTAACTTCTTGTACATCAAGAAGGAATTTGTTGTATCAAAAAAACGTCCAGGAGGTTGCATTTTCAGTTGGAGTTATTCTAGTTAAGGGAACTgtcttttttatgatttttttaatgcTTCCATGTATGAGCACATTTAATGGAAGCTTTGAAGGTGTGAACTTATGTGAAAAATGTGAGGTGTAGAAAATTTTGCTTGGGGCACGATGTTTCT from the Phoenix dactylifera cultivar Barhee BC4 chromosome 14, palm_55x_up_171113_PBpolish2nd_filt_p, whole genome shotgun sequence genome contains:
- the LOC103712389 gene encoding protein NRT1/ PTR FAMILY 6.1, with protein sequence METKEIRSPERSPVAGEGMLELARRKKLGIYFAESDERRFPAAIGGDYVSGGTTPVNIRGKPIEDLSKTGGWIAAFFIFGNEMAERMAYFGLSVNMVTFMFYVMHRPFNSSANVVNNFLGISQASSVLGGFLADAYLGRYWTIAIFTTIYLVGLTGITLCATMSIFVPNQAQCDQLSILLGTCEPAKPWQMLYLYIVLYITSFGAAGIRPCVSSFGADQFDERSRDYRAHLDRFFNLFYLSVTIGAIAAFTMVVYIQMKHGWASAFGSLAIAMGISNVIFFLGTPLYRHRLPGGSPLTRVAQVLVAAFRKRNVPFSSSDFIGLYEVPGKRSAIKGSGKIEHTDGFRWLDKAALQLKEDGADPSPWRLCTVTQVEEVKILLKLLPIPTCTIMLSVILTEYLTLSVQQAYTMNKHMGHLKLPVTCMPVFPALSIFLILALYYSTFVPLARCITGRRQGASQLQRVGLGLAISILSVAWAGVFERYRRNYAIKHGYQALFLSPMPNLSAYWLLIQYCLIGVAEVFCIVGLLEFLYEEAPDAMRSVGSAYAAVAGGLGCFVATILNNIVKSVTGNEAEGRQSWLSQNINTGRFDYLYWLLAVLSLINFCAFLFFAQRYKYRARKEVEVEVLKTSTAISSTEGK